In Neoarius graeffei isolate fNeoGra1 chromosome 9, fNeoGra1.pri, whole genome shotgun sequence, one genomic interval encodes:
- the slc35a5 gene encoding UDP-sugar transporter protein SLC35A5, giving the protein MKGGWQDGKCSVTYGQVQPQLCSTKMAPSSSSSCCGCYSQRTWLCSRSSAYTLVLGLIFIILGTSRIILLKFSENEENKYDFHPASVNLMAETIKLVFCLGMSVRVIIRESRSCKDLGCSSGSSFTSCFKWAAPAFLYFLDNLIIFYVMTYLQPAMAVLFSNVVILTTAILFRFVLKRRLSWVQWASLVILFFSIVALTMSTCTNQHAVSVHGLHAAHVSAPSSSCSNYTLLEMKKHNQSETSWAEGLAPDLWNSQLVQRLRGFGLGYVLLLLQCFTSALANIYNEKILKDGEQLAESIFIQNSRLYVFGVAFNGLALVVRTDSRTMILRYGLFHGHNAYSVALTFITASLGLSVAFILKFRDNMFHVLTGQITTVLVTALSFFLFNFRPELDFFLQAPVVLLAIFIYHSSSLKDPEYVLQQERLRVINGEVFERHRGDGEELERLNKSDTEGDSDEESF; this is encoded by the exons ATGAAAGGTGGCTGGCAGGATGGGAAGTGCAGTGTGACATATGGACAG gTTCAGCCACAGCTCTGTTCCACCAAAATGgcaccttcctcttcctcctcctgttGTGGCTGTTACTCTCAACGTACCTGGCTATGCTCACGCTCCTCAGCCTACACTTTGGTTCTTGGCTTGATATTCATTATACTAGGGACCAGTCGCATCATTTTGCTGAAGTTCTCTGAAAATGAAG aaaacaaGTATGACTTTCATCCTGCCTCTGTGAATTTAATGGCAGAGACCATTAAACTTGTCTTTTGTTTAGGCATGTCAGTGCGAGTGATCATTCGAG AGAGTCGTTCGTGTAAGGACTTGGGCTGTTCCTCTGGTTCCTCTTTTACTAGCTGTTTTAAATGGGCTGCCCCTGCATTTCTCTATTTTCTTGACAACCTCATTATTTTTTATGTGATGACCTACCTCCAGCCT GCAATGGCAGTATTGTTCTCCAATGTCGTCATTCTTACAACAGCCATTCTATTTCGGTTTGTTCTGAA GCGGCGTTTGTCCTGGGTGCAGTGGGCCTCGCTCGTCATTCTCTTCTTCTCCATTGTGGCACTGACCATGAGCACATGCACTAACCAGCATGCCGTCAGTGTGCATGGCCTGCATGCAGCGCATGTCTCTGCTCCCTCCAGCAGCTGCTCAAATTATACATTGTTGGAGATGAAGAAGCACAACCAGAGTGAAACCAGCTGGGCAGAGGGACTAGCCCCTGATCTCTGGAACAGCCAGCTTGTCCAGCGTTTACGTGGCTTCGGCCTGGGCTATGTCTTGCTGCTGCTTCAGTGCTTCACCTCTGCACTGGCCAACATCTACAATGAGAAGATCCTGAAGGATGGAGAGCAGCTGGCTGAAAGTATTTTTATTCAGAACAGTCGGCTGTACGTGTTTGGTGTTGCCTTCAATGGCCTGGCATTGGTGGTGCGTACAGATTCCCGGACGATGATACTGCGCTACGGCCTATTTCATGGCCACAATGCCTACTCAGTAGCGCTGACCTTCATCACAGCTTCCCTTGGTCTCTCTGTTGCCTTTATCCTTAAGTTCCGTGACAACATGTTCCATGTGCTGACGGGCCAAATCACCACTGTGCTCGTCACAGCCCTGTCATTCTTCCTTTTTAATTTCCGCCCAGAACTAGACTTCTTCCTACAGGCGCCAGTAGTGTTGCTGGCCATCTTTATATACCACAGCAGCAGCCTGAAGGACCCAGAGTATGTGCTTCAGCAAGAGAGGCTCAGGGTCATCAATGGAGAGGTGTTTGAGCGGCATCGAGGG GATGGGGAAGAGTTGGAGAGACTAAATAAGTCTGACACGGAAGGTGATTCTGATGAGGAGTCTTTCTGA